In Scomber scombrus chromosome 17, fScoSco1.1, whole genome shotgun sequence, the following proteins share a genomic window:
- the katnbl1 gene encoding KATNB1-like protein 1 has protein sequence MAAGKQWDVCKVKQNKTNGLLRSCLHLSAEKNMKQVDIINKEELDKERFQVHSPGKAKRLSSCKRKGFPSVEVGSKLHRRTSNVGRARDPGMANKENELTCSDDVRGIHHNDNCGLPVNSAEASKMAGASSKYSDFTELSKDHEAMTHVLFGRNLRLKVAQTLWRRNASELVAYLIRIQDTGVLLDCLPVLTNNLQTEAPCLSLGCCVDLMPQVKMILASKYEEHIMVGLHWVQSIIRKWWPELSKNEKRLRDSCSEDRNIEVMKQRLKDLWKDGARLCLVPGSTGEMAKAIEAYLSQLP, from the exons ATGGCAGCTGGTAAGCAATGGGATGTCTGTAAGGtcaaacagaataaaaccaATGGCCTTCTGCGATCTTGCCTGCATCTTTCTGCTGAAAAGAACATGAAGCAG GTGGATATTATAAATAAGGAAGAATTAGATAAAGAAAG ATTCCAAGTGCACAGTCCAGGCAAAGCGAAGCGATTGTCATCTTGCAAGAGGAAGGGTTTCCCATCGGTGGAGGTGGGCTCGAAGCTGCACCGCAGAACATCCAATGTAGGCCGTGCCCGTGACCCCGGCATGGCCAACAAAGAAAATGAGCTGACGTGCTCCGATGACGTGCGGGGCATTCACCACAATGACAACTGCGGGCTCCCTGTGAACTCCGCAGAGGCCTCCAAGATGGCAGGGGCCAGCTCCAAGTACAGCGACTTTACAGAA cTATCAAAGGATCATGAAGCTATGACTCACGTCCTTTTCGGAAGGAACCTTCGACTTAAAGTAGCCCAAACACTATGGCGAAGAAATGCCAGTGAATTAGTGGCCTATCTAATAAG AATTCAAGACACAGGGGTGCTGCTCGACTGCTTACCTGTCTTAACAAACAA tCTTCAAACTGAAGCACCATGTTTATCACTTGGATGCTGCGTTGACCTCATGCCCCAAGTGAAAATGATTCTTGCCAGTAAATATGAAGA acaCATAATGGTGGGTTTACACTGGGTTCAATCCATCATCAGGAAATGGTGGCCAGAGCTttcaaaaaatgagaaaagactGCGGGACAGTTGTTCAGAAGACAG GAATATTGAAGTCATGAAGCAGCGGCTGAAGGACTTGTGGAAGGATGGTGCCCGGTTGTGTTTGGTTCCTGGATCTACGGGAGAAATGGCAAAG GCCATCGAAGCTTATCTTTCACAGCTGCCCTGA
- the emc7b gene encoding ER membrane protein complex subunit 7, whose product MLHRGKTPLLWLFMQAVLVVVQCFTDMDTGPGAGVSTQTNGDRFKIEGRAIVPGIKTQDWVSSARVLVEGEEYVGFMRTDGSFAVNDVPSGSYVVEIVTPNYRFEPVRVDITSKGKMRARLVNHIKTSEVIRQPYPLQVRASGPHSYFMKRETWGWTDFLMNPMVMMMVLPLLIIVLLPKVVNTNDPEMRKEMEQSMNMLNPNPELPDVSELMTKLFSGSKGSSKASSSSSKGTRPAVKRR is encoded by the exons ATGTTGCACAGGGGAAAAACACCGCTGTTGTGGCTTTTCATGCAGGCTGTGCTCGTCGTGGTGCAATGTTTCACCGACATGGACACCGGGCCTGGCGCAGGAGTATCCACGCAGACCAACGGAGATCGCTTTAAAATCGAGGGGAGAGCGATTGTCCCGGGGATTAAAACACAAGACTGGGTCTCCTCTGCTCGGGTTTTAGTGGAAGGTGAAGAATACGTGGGATTTATGAG AACTGATGGGAGTTTTGCTGTTAACGACGTCCCTTCAGGATCTTACGTTGTGGAAATCGTGACCCCGAATTACAGATTCGAGCCAGTACGTGTTGATATCACATCCAAGGGTAAAATGAG GGCACGTCTTGTGAACCACATCAAGACTTCAGAAGTAATCCGCCAGCCATATCCTCTCCAAGTCAGAGCTAGTGGCCCTCACAGCTACTTCATGAAGAGGGAAACCTGGGGCTGGACAGACTTCCTTATGAATCCAATG GTTATGATGATGGTTCTGCCCCTGCTGATTATTGTCCTGCTGCCCAAGGTGGTCAACACCAATGATCCAGAGATGagaaag GAAATGGAGCAGTCCATGAACATGCTGAACCCCAACCCAGAGCTTCCCGACGTCTCCGAGCTCATGACCAAACTATTCTCTGGCTCCAAGGGCTCCAGCAaggcaagcagcagcagcagcaagggCACCAGGCCGGCTGTCAAGCGGAGGTAG